The stretch of DNA TGTAACCTTTAGCATTCACATAACAGATTCGAGATTCTGTCCGAGCATTATAAAAGTTCTGCTCATCATAGTACGAATGGGATTTTCCTGGAACACTTCTGTAGTTCTTGGCGCTGTAATAGGAAATGTTGGCCTCTTTTGGGAATCTATTGTAGTTGTTGGTACTCCCATACTTGTAGTCTGCTCTGTAATCATGATAATAGGATGCGGATTTGGTTCCTTCTAGAGAACCATGGTTAATGTCATGAGTTCTACCACCAGCCCATGCTCTAAAAGGACTTCTTGGCCTCCTTATCTAAACAAAGCAAAGAAAATCAACTAAGTCAGTAAGAACACTACATAATAGATAGGGGGAAAGGCGTGATACACACACTGTCATGTTGAACATAACGGGTATTGATCTCATCAGACTGATCGTGGTTAACGTCATGAGTTCTACCACCAGCCCATGCTCTAAAAGGACTTCTTGGCCTCCTTGTCTAAACAAAGCAAAGCAAATCAGCGAAGTCAGTAAGAACACTACATAATAGATAGGGGGGAAGGCGTGATACACACACTGTCATGTTTAACATAACGGGTATTGATCTCATCAAACCGATCATGGTTAACGTCATGAGTTCTACCACCAGCCCATGCTCTAAAAGGACTTCTTGGCCTCCTTGTCTAAACAAAGCAAACCAAATCAACAGAGTCAGTAagaatactactccctccgtaaactaatatagtccgtaaactaatatagtttacagagggagtagtacataaTAGATAGGGGGGAAAGGCGTGATACACACACTGTCATGCTGAACACCATGGGTATTGATCTCATCAAACCGATCATGCAGCCATACGCTATCATCTTTAAAATTCCATAACTTTTGGCCACCGAAAAAGTCCCTGAATTGATAACATGGATATATCAGGCAGACACTATGGGCTAAAATTTGCAGTGAATACAGATGGAAAAAATTATAGAGAAGGGAGCCAACTTCAAACTCTACCAATCTCTAGAAGTTGTGCCAAGCAGTCAATGACAGTGAGTAACAAAATGCAGTTAGGTAGCAGTTTATCTGTTTAAGCTCTTACAACAAACAGCACTTGTACAAGTTCCATCTAGACAGTGTTACACGATGTTTCCTTTGAATGCCCGATCTTATCATACAATCTCCAACCGTGGAACAGTTGACTCACTCTAAGCATGTAGGTGCTCCTACCAAGGCACCCATTTTTCATGTGGGGGGCTTAAATTTGATCGACAATCCTTGCTGCAACTAAAATGCGATGCACATGCTTTCAGAGTTCAGACTAGCTTGTACAGTCAGAGAGGCATACTACAGAGCCTCTCGGGTGAATAACAGAAGAGGAAGCAACCAGTGAAAGACGGAAAGGCTCGAACCTCTGGCGCCCGCGGCCGCGGTTTTCCTTGTTCTGGAAGCGATCATCGTGCATGTAGAAGGCACCTGTTCTCGGCACGGCGTCGGGCTCGAACCCCTTGTTCTCCTTGTCATCTTCTTTCAGTTCGGCTCCAGTCTCAGCCtgggcctcctcctcctcctcgtacCTCCCCTCGTCCTCCGGCGCCGCAGCCACCTCATCCGGCGCCACTTCCTCGGCCTCTCCACCACCCCCAGATCCTGCGTCGAACTCCTTGCGAACCTCCTCGCATTCCTCAGAACCCTCGTCTTCGCCGTACACCTCGGCCGCGCCCAGCTCGTCGGAGTCGGAATCGGAATCGGACCCGACCACCCTCGACGGCGGCGAGGAACCACTCccctcgcctccgccgccgccgccctcgtcctcctcctcgtcgtcgtcgctcGCCGCCGCGCGACGCCTCAACGCCGGGAGGGGCGAGTCGTCGGCGTCGCTCACGTCCTCCTTCTCGTCCCCCTCCGCCGTCGCCGCCTTCTCCTCTTCAGCCATAGAGGCCGCCGCGCCAATTCGGGCGAGAATGCTAGGGTTTAAGCTAGGGTTTGAGGGAATCCGGAAGGTTCGAGAGGCTTCTCGACCTCGCGTGGAAAGCTGTTCTGTTTTTTGGCGGACTGGCTTGATTTGATCACCTTTTCTGATCGATCAGCTTCTCTGCCGTGAGGGGAAAGAGAAGAAGGGCATTCATTAGCTGGAGCCACTATGCAAAACCACTCGGAGGTCCAGCTAAAAAACAATTTAGGGATGTTGAGGCGCCGACAAGTGGGCCACAGTAATGAGATTTGTAGGTGGACCCTGTTGGCCCCACCTGTCATCACTCGTCCTTGTTTTAGTACTTCAtttttttactctgcatattaaaattctctgaagtcaaacttcacaaagtttgaccgtatttatatgaaaaaatgtCAACATCTGTCATGCTAAAGTTATATAATATGAAACTTTAACTCATGACATATCTAGTGGTATTGATTtcagattgtgaatgttggcactttttcctataaagttggtcaaactttacgaggcttgacttcagtcaaatcttatatgcgaactaaaaggttggtcaaactttactAAAAAGGATCCATTGTGAATGTTGGCACTTTTTTCTATATGCGAACTAAAATATGCGAACTAATGACAGTACTAGAAGGGTATGCGCGCCTTGCCGCGCCGTTTTCTCTAACCATTAGATAATGATGACGATACCATTCAAACAAAAATTCTTCGAATCGGACTGCATGAAGCCAATTCAAAATCCCAAATGACAGTGCAGGGAAGAATAGAGTTTGATCTGTTTATCCATGTTGTCCTAATTGATTTCAATTCTTGAAACACCATCCTGATCCATTGCCTTATTCATATTAGTGGATTACAGTGGAGTTTTTCTGCATGTTCTATTTGCAAATTTGTGTCTTCCTGAAACATCCAAAAAATAACAAATAAGCAAGGTAAATTAAATTGCAATACTGAGGTGATGAATATGAGTCTTGCTAAACCATGAACTCTAGTTTGCCATGACCGAAATACTTTGAAATGTACAATTAAGTGTTGTTGAAAGTGAAGAAGGAAATGCAGAGTTTAGAGTAATATAATATATTTACTCAGCCAACTACATGCAAATTCCATATATCACAAAAATAGGTGCATTTTGTCCTACAACTAAAGTTTAGCATCATAAACACTGAAGGTTGAAacctgcacaaaacacttttagTAATAATACCACAAGTTATCGACTGAAGCTGCAAGTTGGGCTGCATTATTCACTATAGATAGTTTATTTGCACAAGCAATGCTACAATCTAGTCAATACTTACATAGTTGAAGTGTAACaatgaaaggatcgagaagaggtgtctagagggggtgattagactacttgaccaaataaaaatctagcattttcccaattttaagtcttggcagattttagcaacttagcactagtcaagcaatcaacctacacatgcaagtctaagagtatagcagcggaatgtaaaacattgcacatgaaggtaaagggaggagtttggagggagcaaacgcaatgtagacacagagattttggcgtggttccgataggtggtgctatcgtacatccacgttggtggagacttcaacccacgaagggtaacggttgcgcgagtccacggagggctccacccacgaagggtccacgaagaagcaaccttgtctatcccaccatggccatcgcccacgaaggacttgcctcactagggtagatcttcacgaagtaggcgatctccttgcctgtacaaactccttggttaaactccacaatcttgacagaggctcccaagtgacacctaaccaatctaggagacaccactctccaaaaggtaatagacggtgtgttgatgatgaactccttactcttgtgcttcaaatgacagtctccccaacactcaactctctctctcactgatttggatttggtggaaagaagatttgactggaaagcaacttggagaaggctagagatcaagattcatatggttggaatggaatatcttggtctcaacacatgagtaggtggttctctctcagaaaatgaatgttggaagtgtaggcatgttctgatggctctcctcatgaatgaagagtgggtggaggggtatatatagcctccacacaaaatctaaccgttacacacaaatcaccaaactctgTGGGACCGAATAacgaaactcggtcagaccgatttagttcaaaatgtgaacgttaggattttcggtgggaccgatatgatcaactcggtggaaccgatgtgctaaggttagggtaaaacctcatctcggtttgaccgattacacaaactcggtgagaccgattttggtaataggcagaacagagagttggtcaagtgtcgtggtatttctcacggggggcttgcgagtcgacagatgccacaagggcttagtgtgtgggtaagactgctgctgataggaccgggagcgggtatgcgagtagcacgcggtgatttacccagcttcggagctctccggagagataatactcctactgctgcatgtctgagtttatctatctggggtgtacatcgggcagtacaaagtgctcctggagctgtatctcgGATCAGTGCCAAATGCATCTGATCTGGTATATGCCTATACGAGGTATGCTAGTGGCCGGCCATGCTCATGACCGTGAGCATGTGTGCTCatgtggatggatggatggatagaTGGATGGATAGCTAGCTTGCTTGCTGgcttgtgtgtgtgcgtgagtgtCCATCCCCTGGATGGATGGATATGTGCCTTTATATAAGCATGGCTAGCTTACTTCCTAAGCTATGTGAGTGGCGTGGGGGCAAGTGGGCATGGGGCACCATGCCCATGAGAGGTGTGAtgcatgtcatgcttgtcccctaGTCACTTCATAGAATAGTGCCAAGGGGACAGGTACACTGTACATGATGTCGTCGCGGTACGGTTGTCTTGTCCGCGGTATGGCCGTCTCGTCGATGTCTTGTCGATGTCGggtcgggctgcagtcggcagccggctggttggcgcagtcggcagccggctggcagactgaggggctttgctagccccgatgtcttgaaatatcgtctcgccgtcttcggggtatccgtgtccaattactccgacagtagcccccaagcctccgggcaacttggcaaagttgggcggaggttttttggcaaatgttcatggaaatgatcatAAAAAGGACAAAGTTAGTCCACGCAAATATATCATATGCTTGCTTTAgtattgcaagttttatgcggagggtgccgactcggtttcgtccgagcccctttaatctttttcgtgttccctccactttttggcttgtgctctcgctcgccgaacagccgctctgcggtctgtggctgaGAGTGGGCCGCGAAGTGGAGTGTATAGTACTCAGAGTCTAGGAGCAGATTCAACCGAGTAGATACTCATAAAAGAAACGACCGGGTCGcccgaaccgtttttcttcccggacgtttttcacgtgggtggcctccagcgttcACTCTTGCTAGTCGGACAGCCGTTCTAcggtctgtgactaagagtgggcctttggtaccgcgcacggtactaagccgtctgcgggaactaacgtctcaggccaagTGGCCAGCCCTCGGGCCAACTCTGACTGGCGCCAGGGCGAACAGTGACGCTACTGTAATAAAATGCGGAGACAGCCCTCGAGCATCGCTCGTGGTTATCCATGCTTGCGTGGTGCAAAAAATATGCAGGTGAGGAGCTCACATTGATTTTCGTGTAGTCGCGGTCGTCGGAGACAGCTGGCGCGACTCGGCGCTCGCGGAGCGCGtcggcgcacccgctgggtgaAGCCTTCGCCCGGCCGGTCAGGCTCGACCGGCCAGGCGGCGAGGCGTCTTGCAACGCCCTTTTTCTTCTGCCAGCTGCTGACAGCcggacaaaactcttctcttgtctgcaatcttcgcgggggcgcgtcagcgcacccgctgggtgtagcccccgagattcgggccgactgccgAGCAGTCGGGCCgaatctcccggcaactactttgtcttctctctcacaggggcgcgtcagcgcacccgctgggtgtagctcccgagattcgggctgactgctgagcagtcgggccggatctttcGGCAgctaccttgtcttctctctcgcggggacgcgtcagcgcacccgctgggtgtagcccccgagattcgggccgactgctgagcagtcgggccggatctcccggccactactttttcttctttctcgcgggggtgcgtcagcgcacccgctgggtgtagccctcgagattcgggccgactgctgagcagtcgggccggatcttccggcaactaccttgtcttcttctttttcttcttcagaCGGCTGAAGGGCGGACCCCGACACGGCAGTCGGCTCTTTGCAGCCGGCCAGGTAGCCAACGGTCGGACGCATATCTGGCAGTCGGACGCAACTTTTTTTTTGCTGGCTGTGGGCAATCGGCCCTGACTTTTCTCTCAGCCAGCCCCTTGGGCAGGCGGCCCTTTTctttcttttgcttctttcctCCAGGAACCGGCCACAGCAGGCGGCTTGGAGCAGGACCTGGCGGGGGCGCGTGGGGAACAGCCGGCCACGGGGCTCGACCCGGGAGTCGGCAGCGGGGGCGCGCGACTCGGCCCGGTGTGTAGGCGGCAGGCGGAGCCGACCGGACTTGGGGAGGCGACCCGAAGCCGGTGGGAGCCGGAGTCGGCCATGGCCGTGCTGGCGAGCGGCCGCATGGGAGTCGGAGCCGGCCTAGGCGAAGGCCAAGGCGGGGCGACGCGGGCGCAGGGGCGAGGCCGGCGCGGGAAGAGCCGGCTGCCGGGTGTGGAGTGGCGCAGGCGGCGGGAAGGCGGAGGCGGACGACTGCGGTGGATTTGtgggcgcgaggaggcggagccGGAGCGCCCGGAGCCGGCCAGTGAGCAGCAGGCGGGCCGGCACGCGTGCGAGGATGCAGCCGGGTGCGACGAGTCGGCTCGGCCTGCAGCGGAGGCGGCCAAGCGGGCCGTGGGGAACAGCCGGCCACGGGGCTTGACCCGGGAGTCGGCAGCGGGGGCGCGCGACCCGGCCCGGCGTGTTGGCGGCAGGCGGAGCCGACCAGACCTGGGGAGGCGACGGACCCGGCGAGACGACCGGGTGGGCGAGGCGGCACGAGGGCGGCAAGCCGGCCAGCCGGGTTGTGGGCGGACCTGGCAAGGACGAAGCCGGGAGGCCGGGTCGCGGGGGAGCCGGCAGGCCTGCGGTTGGCGGAGCTGGTCGTGGGAGGCGCTCGGGGGAGGCCGGAACCACGCGCGGCGTGGGAGGAGGCCGGACCCGGCGAGCGAGCCAGCCAGCCGTCTCGCGGGAGGCCGGGTGGGCGAGGCGGGGGCCCGGCGGCGCCGAGTTGGTGAGTGGGCGGAGCCGGAGCCGGCCTAGGCAAAGCTGGCGGGCGCGGCGGGAGGTGGCGCAGAAGCCTGGGCCGGCACCGCAGGCGGGAACGGCGCAGACGAACTGGCGCGGAGCCGGACGCGGCCGGGCCCGGGGAGGCGGAGCCGAGGCCGGGCGCCAGCGTGCTGGTGGAGCTGGCCAGCGCAGCGGGTGGAGCAGGCGGGCCGCGCTGATCCGGCGCGCGCGGAGTAGCCGGCCGTGGAGGCGCGAAGGCCGGCCGGAGCGGCCAGCCGGCACAGTCGCATGGCGGACGCGAGGCTCTCAGTCTCAGAGCCGCTGGTCCAGCAGGTCAATGACGACGGCCAGAGGCCGGATGCGTAGGTAGCTGGAGAGCGGCTAGGAGGAGTAGCGCAGCGTGGGTGCTAGAGATAAACCACGTCATTGCCTGGGAAGTATCCTGGTAGTATCTGGCTTGCATCCGGCCAACGAATGGGTAGTGTATGGATGGTTTGACCATTGACTGACTTGCATCTAGCTAGCTTGTCTAGGTAGCATATGGAGGGGTGAGCGCTTGTTTTGGCAGGAGCAAGGCGCAACGCGGAGGGAAGCAGACGCGAGCGGCGCGTGGGTGGCCACGGTCGACCGAAACGAGGCCCCGCGCGCGGCACGCGCGCGGACGGACAGTCGGCGTTGCGGTGGTGGTGAAGAAGGCAAGGCTGATGGCGAGGTCACGCCGCCCCTCACGTCCGTTCCGGGGGCATGTCGATGTCGAGCCCCTGACCGCTATCGGAGAGGCGGCGCGACGCCGCGATGATGAAGACGAAGAGGCCGACGGCGAGGACGCGCCACCCATCGCGGCCGCTCCGGGGGCGGGTCGATGTCGAGCCCCCGAGCGCTATCGGAGAAACGGCGCGACGCCGCGGCGGAGGCGATGAAGAAAAGGGGGTCCCGCCCGGACAGCGAAACCAGCAGCAGTGTGGTAGCGTAGTAGTAgtaccgccccacggtgggcgccaactgtcgtggtatttctcacggg from Triticum urartu cultivar G1812 chromosome 3, Tu2.1, whole genome shotgun sequence encodes:
- the LOC125544758 gene encoding protein MLN51 homolog isoform X2 gives rise to the protein MAEEEKAATAEGDEKEDVSDADDSPLPALRRRAAASDDDEEEDEGGGGGGEGSGSSPPSRVVGSDSDSDSDELGAAEVYGEDEGSEECEEVRKEFDAGSGGGGEAEEVAPDEVAAAPEDEGRYEEEEEAQAETGAELKEDDKENKGFEPDAVPRTGAFYMHDDRFQNKENRGRGRQRDFFGGQKLWNFKDDSVWLHDRFDEINTHGVQHDSTRRPRSPFRAWAGGRTHDVNHDRFDEINTRYVKHDSTRRPRSPFRAWAGGRTHDVNHDQSDEINTRYVQHDSIRRPRSPFRAWAGGRTHDINHGSLEGTKSASYYHDYRADYKYGSTNNYNRFPKEANISYYSAKNYRSVPGKSHSYYDEQNFYNARTESRICYVNAKGYNNAPNVNRGKPSRPYQPTWKNTLQTSSVQNNRTYSRSQNEQGCSDIGVGKNSHRTLSLQNEQEFSSKQEPPFVERRKARPDILSKLFSSSVRMAHSSLKPQSRPSFGLKAFAPSGEHGNTAGSLSMVKGMPNLGSHSTVSTSNSQYSESRDQGSGLNIGVPTKNKLSAQIFHQNIASASKIQSHPQNTLISSTEDAETSPPPGSNNSLAPSVIIVQNDKVEAVSGSFPCGGGHALDVTGAKDLTLGTPAVLPVMKFGEQHPRGPDIPCTGMAFPGLLAHQPSDNSELNQITWVQKLVILLVLLFGPSWFF
- the LOC125544758 gene encoding protein MLN51 homolog isoform X1; protein product: MAEEEKAATAEGDEKEDVSDADDSPLPALRRRAAASDDDEEEDEGGGGGGEGSGSSPPSRVVGSDSDSDSDELGAAEVYGEDEGSEECEEVRKEFDAGSGGGGEAEEVAPDEVAAAPEDEGRYEEEEEAQAETGAELKEDDKENKGFEPDAVPRTGAFYMHDDRFQNKENRGRGRQRDFFGGQKLWNFKDDSVWLHDRFDEINTHGVQHDSTRRPRSPFRAWAGGRTHDVNHDRFDEINTRYVKHDSTRRPRSPFRAWAGGRTHDVNHDQSDEINTRYVQHDSIRRPRSPFRAWAGGRTHDINHGSLEGTKSASYYHDYRADYKYGSTNNYNRFPKEANISYYSAKNYRSVPGKSHSYYDEQNFYNARTESRICYVNAKGYNNAPNVNRGKPSRPYQPTWKNTLQTSSVQNNRTYSRSQNEQGCSDIGVGKNSHRTLSLQNEQEFSSKQEPPFVERRKARPDILSKLFSSSVRMAHSSLKPQSRPSFGLKAFAPSGEHGNTAGSLSMVKGMPNLGSHSTVSTSNSQYSESRDQGSGLNIGVPTKNKLSAQIFHQNIASASKIQSHPQNTLISSTEDAETSPPPGSNNSLAPSVIIVQNDKVEAVSGSFPCGGGHALDVTGAKDLTLGTPAVLPVMKFGEQHPRGPDIPCTGMAFPGLLAHQPSDNSELNQITWLQTLSGATGVLGATHDPSYIGSHYPQLSVFPRHHCVTEVPVLLNSPEIPGHELGQRKNKLLRYSEMNFAS